The DNA sequence ACACCAACAGAATCAACCATTAATATATCGTGGTAAGTTTTTTCAACGATAATGCCTTCGGAGTTAAAGTCTTTGCTGCGACTGACAATAATCGCGGCGGCGGCATCGCCAAAGGTTGAGTGTGAAACAAAGTCGTTGTTGTTTATTAAAAAGTGCGACATCGCTTCGGTATGTGCCAAAAGAATGTGGTTAATGCGTGGGTTAGCCTTAAAGTGTTCTATCGCCCGTTTTACTCCTGTGTTGAAACCCGCACAACCACTTGTTAATGACATCACCGGAGATTGATTTTCCGCTCCAACAAAGTAGCACTTTAGTGTTGCAGCGATTCCCGGGGCATGCTCGTGATAAGAGACAGTGCTGACAATCCAACCGTCAATCTGTTCGGGGTCGATTTGTGCATCTTTTATTGCCATATCAACGGCACTGACAAGCAAATCGAGTGTTGTTGGTGCCTCTGCATGATTTTCCTTTGTGGGAGGCCACGGTGCAACGTGGTGTCGCTTGTAAAAGCCCATTTTATGTCCTACAAAATAATCGAACGGACTTACATTGGGATTGCTCTTTTTATACTCAAGATAGTTTTTGCTTTGCAAAATCAAATCTTCGTTAAATCCCTTTAACTGACCGTTCTGAGCTGCTCTGTACAAATCATTGTTTGTAACAGCGTAATCGCCTACTGCGTGACCGTAACCCGAAAATATGTAGTTTATTGACATCTATTTGGAAATTTTAAAGTTATTAGAACACAAATGACACAGATTAAACGGGTTTTTCACAGATAAAAATCTATATAAATCTGTTACATCTGTGTTCCAATTGTTCATTGTTCATTGTTTCATTGCACATTGCTAATTGCTATTAAATTTCTTCAATATCTTTTTTCTGTATCCACCCAACGCGACCATCTTCGAGACGAATTTCATACCACCCCTCAACATATGTCGTGATATTTACAGTCAAGCCCTCGTGAATGGTAAATAGTTTTGTGCCCTCGGCGTGAGGCGTACTTTGAATGGTTACAGATGGTGTCATAATTACCCCTAATGTTCTGTTTATGGCAAACTTGTGCGCCGAGTTTGCTACCACAAAAGATAATATGCTGAATATCAATGCTAAAAAAGCCACTGGAACTGACACTCTTTTTAATTTGTCGTTTAAAGAGCTGAATATAAAAAACATTGAAACTATAAACAGTACAAACAATCCTGCAGTTAAATAAGCCCACGCATTTGGCGACATCGCTGTAAACAGCGATTTATACCAACGTTTGTAAAACGGCGGTTCAATTATATCTATTTTGTCAACAATGAGTTCTTGCGCCATGCTTAAATTGTATCGCGCGTCATCGAAAGAAGGGTCGAGCTTTAGGGCGCGTTGATACCAAAGTATTGCGTTTGGAATTTGCATCTGTTTGTAATAGCAGTTGCCCAAGTTGTAATATATCTGTGACGATTCGTAACCATGCTCAACTATACGCATATAGAGGCGCGCCGAGCTGGCAAAATCGTTGTTTGTATATGCAATCCGAGCCGAGTCTAAATATGGCTGCATATTAGACTGTGCTGATAGTTGAAAG is a window from the Bacteroidales bacterium genome containing:
- a CDS encoding tetratricopeptide repeat protein, which produces MRKLAFIITSILFSFQLSAQSNMQPYLDSARIAYTNNDFASSARLYMRIVEHGYESSQIYYNLGNCYYKQMQIPNAILWYQRALKLDPSFDDARYNLSMAQELIVDKIDIIEPPFYKRWYKSLFTAMSPNAWAYLTAGLFVLFIVSMFFIFSSLNDKLKRVSVPVAFLALIFSILSFVVANSAHKFAINRTLGVIMTPSVTIQSTPHAEGTKLFTIHEGLTVNITTYVEGWYEIRLEDGRVGWIQKKDIEEI